From Clavelina lepadiformis chromosome 9, kaClaLepa1.1, whole genome shotgun sequence, the proteins below share one genomic window:
- the LOC143470186 gene encoding uncharacterized protein LOC143470186 isoform X2, giving the protein MDSHDAAANGSEAVNEPEQQRKLFIGGLNFDTTDDSLREYFNQFGEVTDCIVMKDPKSKKSRGFGFVTFRRIMMVDKVMDERPHKLDGRTVTPKRAVSREDSEKPGAHATVKKIFVGGIKEDTTEPMLREYFQKFGTVDIVEVMEDRETHKKRGFAFVTFADHDPVDKIVSQKYHTINSHNCEVRKALPKNELEKYKTKSSGARYDDRGPPPPEYMRDRDRDYYRRSPPPPGYVHDRYPPSNERYAAPSPYDRYGPPSGYDRSYPPPPSSRDYDRYAPPREYSSEYDRYREYRDYASRPEYSSRSSSSDYYRREGYSDRPSAYDYPPREADRDRVAVPPSSTERSSHDRAAYQTSHERDTRETRDRDPYSRSSSSAAPEYDYQRVKSESSNGYDYSSYMNSSSSYGPVKSSSYSSRSSGPYGSYPSSSSTPSGSSGAYSSSRY; this is encoded by the exons atGGATTCTCACGATGCG GCTGCAAATGGAAGTGAAGCTGTAAACGAACCAGAGCAACAGAGAAAATTGTTCATTGGTGGATTGAATTTTGATACAACTGATGACAGCCTACGAGAGTATTTTAATCAGTTTGGTGAAGTAACTG ACTGCATCGTTATGAAAGATCCAAAATCTAAGAAATCTCGTGGATTTGGGTTTGTCACCTTTCGGCGCATAATGATG GTCGATAAAGTCATGGACGAAAGACCACACAAACTCGATGGACGAACAGTTACTCCAAAACGTGCCGTTTCGAGAGAG GACTCGGAAAAACCCGGTGCTCATGCCACtgtcaaaaaaatatttgttggaGGTATCAAGGAAGATACGACCGAGCCAATGCTGAGGGAATACTTTCAAAAGTTTGGCACAGTGGATATCGTCGAG GTCATGGAAGACAGAGAAACCCATAAGAAAAGAGGATTTGCATTCGTCACTTTTGCTGACCATGATCCTGTGGACAAGATCGTCA GCCAAAAGTACCACACTATAAACTCTCACAATTGCGAAGTACGTAAAGCACTGCCCAAAAATGAACTGGAAaagtataaaacaaaatcatcagGTGCACGTTACG ATGACAGAGGCCCACCACCACCTGAGTATATGAGAGATCGAGATCGAG ATTACTACAGGAGGTCACCACCACCACCAG gtTATGTGCACGACAGATATCCACCATCAA ACGAGAGATATGCTGCACCCAGTC ctTATGATCGATATGGTCCTCCATCAG GATATGATCGGAGCTACCCACCACCACCATCTAGCAGAG ATTATGACAGATATGCTCCACCAAGGGAATATTCTAGTGAATATG ATCGTTATCGTGAATACAGAGACTATGCTTCTCGGCCAG AATACTCATCGCGAAGCTCTTCATCTGATTATTACAGGCGTGAAG gTTATAGTGACCGACCTTCAGCATATGACTACCCACCAAGAGAAG CTGATAGAGACAGGGTGGCGGTGCCACCAAGCTCGACTGAACGTAGCTCTCATGATCGTGCTGCCTACCAGACTTCGCATGAAAG GGACACACGTGAAACACGTGACCGTGATCCATATTCACGCAGTTCAAGCAGTGCTGCGCCAGAGTATGATTACCAGAGAGTGAAATCTGAGA GTAGCAATGGTTATGATTACTCATCCTACATGAACAGCAGTAGCAGCTATGGACCAGTGAAGAGCAGTTCGTACAGCTCAAGGTCATCAGGCCCGTATG GATCCTATCCAAGCTCAAGCTCAACTCCCAGCGGTAGTTCTGGTGCTTACTCCAGCTCTCGTTACTAA
- the LOC143470186 gene encoding uncharacterized protein LOC143470186 isoform X1: protein MDSHDAAANGSEAVNEPEQQRKLFIGGLNFDTTDDSLREYFNQFGEVTDCIVMKDPKSKKSRGFGFVTFRRIMMVDKVMDERPHKLDGRTVTPKRAVSREDSEKPGAHATVKKIFVGGIKEDTTEPMLREYFQKFGTVDIVEVMEDRETHKKRGFAFVTFADHDPVDKIVSQKYHTINSHNCEVRKALPKNELEKYKTKSSGARYDDRGPPPPEYMRDRDRDYYRRSPPPPGYVHDRYPPSMMDRHYERYAAPSPYDRYGPPSGYDRSYPPPPSSRDYDRYAPPREYSSEYDRYREYRDYASRPEYSSRSSSSDYYRREGYSDRPSAYDYPPREADRDRVAVPPSSTERSSHDRAAYQTSHERDTRETRDRDPYSRSSSSAAPEYDYQRVKSESSNGYDYSSYMNSSSSYGPVKSSSYSSRSSGPYGSYPSSSSTPSGSSGAYSSSRY from the exons atGGATTCTCACGATGCG GCTGCAAATGGAAGTGAAGCTGTAAACGAACCAGAGCAACAGAGAAAATTGTTCATTGGTGGATTGAATTTTGATACAACTGATGACAGCCTACGAGAGTATTTTAATCAGTTTGGTGAAGTAACTG ACTGCATCGTTATGAAAGATCCAAAATCTAAGAAATCTCGTGGATTTGGGTTTGTCACCTTTCGGCGCATAATGATG GTCGATAAAGTCATGGACGAAAGACCACACAAACTCGATGGACGAACAGTTACTCCAAAACGTGCCGTTTCGAGAGAG GACTCGGAAAAACCCGGTGCTCATGCCACtgtcaaaaaaatatttgttggaGGTATCAAGGAAGATACGACCGAGCCAATGCTGAGGGAATACTTTCAAAAGTTTGGCACAGTGGATATCGTCGAG GTCATGGAAGACAGAGAAACCCATAAGAAAAGAGGATTTGCATTCGTCACTTTTGCTGACCATGATCCTGTGGACAAGATCGTCA GCCAAAAGTACCACACTATAAACTCTCACAATTGCGAAGTACGTAAAGCACTGCCCAAAAATGAACTGGAAaagtataaaacaaaatcatcagGTGCACGTTACG ATGACAGAGGCCCACCACCACCTGAGTATATGAGAGATCGAGATCGAG ATTACTACAGGAGGTCACCACCACCACCAG gtTATGTGCACGACAGATATCCACCATCAA TGATGGATCGTCATT ACGAGAGATATGCTGCACCCAGTC ctTATGATCGATATGGTCCTCCATCAG GATATGATCGGAGCTACCCACCACCACCATCTAGCAGAG ATTATGACAGATATGCTCCACCAAGGGAATATTCTAGTGAATATG ATCGTTATCGTGAATACAGAGACTATGCTTCTCGGCCAG AATACTCATCGCGAAGCTCTTCATCTGATTATTACAGGCGTGAAG gTTATAGTGACCGACCTTCAGCATATGACTACCCACCAAGAGAAG CTGATAGAGACAGGGTGGCGGTGCCACCAAGCTCGACTGAACGTAGCTCTCATGATCGTGCTGCCTACCAGACTTCGCATGAAAG GGACACACGTGAAACACGTGACCGTGATCCATATTCACGCAGTTCAAGCAGTGCTGCGCCAGAGTATGATTACCAGAGAGTGAAATCTGAGA GTAGCAATGGTTATGATTACTCATCCTACATGAACAGCAGTAGCAGCTATGGACCAGTGAAGAGCAGTTCGTACAGCTCAAGGTCATCAGGCCCGTATG GATCCTATCCAAGCTCAAGCTCAACTCCCAGCGGTAGTTCTGGTGCTTACTCCAGCTCTCGTTACTAA
- the LOC143470184 gene encoding multicopper oxidase mco-like yields the protein MKGVVVIFLLLAICQCNVRVTSQECSESQPCRFVGGDPFNFSRSGPMSDLVSSDGFLEVDLTVAVNPVVVEWLTLFRRTYNGGFPGPVWRFKPGDTVMVNLINTLQYPDTNNSFNQLRFANSTNLHTHGLHISSEKPQDNVFVHVNPEDAFTYEYEIDSQHPAGTYWYHPHLHGSTLFHVHSGMAGMIIVEDDPDPSITPQHLLDVSCPDNCHHEVRLLFQPTLLYADNYFPSFPFIQENIHDHNAFEMSDALKDWLKNNGVDYFTTNGQLWPEITFQAGQMKRFRMVNAGGNAALILQITDTNGAIAEGCTVYQIALDGIYFDSATPPRLGKTMLVPSAKSDWLVVCNIPGTYELRSVKSPDDDVSMGGMQQYQGKLLTIKINGTLTSTVIPTPLPAKQSFVSDFRNLTEDEVTGRFVIEVGPDLTLNRERFQSKTNFRFVANLDTVQEWYIINTATSAHPIHIHVNNFQVISYNNYTGPIGAKVMENKVFFDQNKQQCDRQYENFNKSIQAMLPDNDYNKWLKYRGHAQRWRDMESHPNGTLGYSPSGIFHDVILVPPFSNITIRFRTDRFIGTVVIHCHILYHEDQGMMMVTKIVPAGANTTGAHIKSGDAYPGQCSKCDPFPFNEVVGECSGSRRKHFNIIILVTGVLATFILFIVTE from the exons ATGAAGGGCGTGGTCGTCATTTTCCTACTCTTAGCAATATGTCAGTGCAATGTTCGAGTCACATCGCAAGAGTGTTCTGAGAGCCAACCTTGCCGATTTGTGG GGGGCGATCCGTTCAACTTTTCTCGTTCGGGACCAATGTCGGATCTTGTGTCGTCTGATGGGTTTTTGGAAGTGGACTTGACTGTAGCAGTAAACCCGGTAGTTGTAGAGTGGTTGACTTTATTCAGAAGAACATACAATGGAGGCTTCCCAGGTCCAGTATGGCGTTTTAAACCTGGTGACACAGTGATGGTAAATTTG ATAAATACATTGCAATATCCTGACACCAATAACAGTTTTAATCAGCTAAGGTTCGCTAACAGCACAAACTTGCATACGCATGGACTGCATATCAGTAGCGAG AAACCTCAGGATAACGTTTTCGTCCACGTAAACCCAGAAGATGCTTTCACTTATGAATACGAAATAGATTCACAACACCCAGCTGGTACCTATTGGTACCATCCTCATTTGCACGGAAGCACCTTGTTTCAC GTACACAGCGGGATGGCGGGCATGATCATCGTGGAAGATGATCCTGATCCCTCCATAACTCCTCAGCATCTCCTGGATGTCTCGTGCCCAGACAACTGTCATCATGAAGTGAGACTCCTGTTCCAACCAACTTTACTCTACGCCGATAATTACTTCCCAAGCTTTCCGTTTATCCAAGAGAATATTCACGACCACAACGCATTTGA GATGAGCGACGCATTAAAAGACTGGCTAAAAAACAATGGGGTTGATTATTTTACCACCAACGGACAACTTTGGCCCGAAATAACCTTTCAAGCTGGTCAGATGAAAAGATTCAG GATGGTTAACGCTGGTGGCAATGCAGCGCTTATTCTTCAAATTACGGACACTAACGGCGCTATTGCTGAAGGGTGTACTGTTTACCAAATTGCATTGGATGGAATTTATTTTGATTCGGCAACACCTCCACGACTCGGTAAAACAATGCTTGTTCCATCGGCAAAAAGTGACTGGCTGGTAGTCTGCAACATCCCTGGAACCTACGAA CTGAGATCAGTAAAATCACCTGATGACGATGTATCAATGGGAGGTATGCAGCAATACCAAGGCAAGCTCCTGACTATAAAAATCAATGGAACGCTAACCTCAACTGTCATACCGACACCGCTTCCCGCAAAACAATCTTTTGTGTCTGATTTTCGAAACTTGACGGAAGACGAA GTAACTGGACGATTTGTTATCGAAGTTGGACCAGATTTGACGTTGAACAGGGAAAGATTTCAAtcgaaaacaaattttag ATTTGTAGCGAACTTAGACACTGTTCAGGAATGGTACATCATCAATACTGCTACGTCAGCCCATCCAATTCACATTCACGTGAATAATTTTCAG gTCATCAGTTACAACAACTACACTGGACCAATTGGAGCCAAGGTGATGGAAAACAAAGTCTTTTTTGATcagaataaacaacaatgtgATCGCCAGTACgaaaacttcaacaaaa gcaTACAGGCTATGTTACCTGATAATGATTATAACAAATGGTTGAAGTATCGAGGCCATGCGCAGCGCTGGAGAGATATGGAAAGTCATCCTAATGGAACTTTGGGCTATTCACCAAGTGGAATTTTCCATGACGTAATTCTTGTCCCACCGTTTAGTAATATTACG ATTCGATTCCGAACGGATCGTTTTATTGGTACCGTGGTCATTCACTGTCACATTCTATATCACGAAGATCAGGGTATGATGATGGTTACAAAGATCGTACCAGCCG gAGCCAATACTACTGGCGCACACATTAAGTCCGGCGATGCTTATCCAGGGCAGTGCAGCAAATGCGACCCGTTTCCATTCAACGAGGTTGTTGGAGAATGTTCAGGATCAAGGAGGAAACATTTCAACATCATCATCTTGGTGACAGGTGTCCTGGCTACCTTTATTCTTTTCATTGTCACTGAATAA